The following are encoded in a window of Flavobacterium psychrotrophum genomic DNA:
- a CDS encoding LytR/AlgR family response regulator transcription factor produces MGTTYRCLIIDDETPAHKALSSHISKYADLEHTASAYSGKEALRLLSERQFDIIFLDINMPVISGVELMELQPVRPLTIVTTAYSDYAMRAFELDVVDYLLKPIALEKFEKAVDKAKAFYKYSIEKQHSKNGRQQLKCKHNGENINISFDEIIYIESLGNYIKVHCKNSVPALVLHGTLSGVLKELDSHYFLRIHRAYIVNKSYITLFQNRFVEINNIVKLPVGRKYQLSLENLE; encoded by the coding sequence ATGGGAACTACCTACCGTTGCCTGATAATTGATGATGAAACTCCGGCTCACAAAGCCCTCTCATCACATATTTCAAAGTATGCAGACCTTGAACACACAGCAAGTGCCTACAGTGGGAAAGAGGCATTGAGGCTACTTAGCGAAAGGCAGTTTGATATTATTTTTCTAGATATTAACATGCCTGTAATATCAGGAGTAGAATTGATGGAGCTTCAGCCTGTCCGCCCCTTAACTATAGTTACGACGGCATATTCTGATTATGCGATGAGGGCATTTGAACTGGATGTGGTAGACTATCTGTTGAAACCTATTGCTCTTGAAAAATTTGAAAAGGCTGTAGATAAAGCTAAAGCTTTTTATAAGTATAGTATAGAAAAGCAGCATAGTAAAAACGGCCGCCAGCAGCTTAAATGTAAACACAATGGCGAAAATATAAACATCTCTTTTGATGAGATTATTTATATAGAAAGTCTTGGTAATTACATAAAGGTCCACTGTAAAAACAGCGTTCCTGCACTGGTGTTACACGGAACATTGTCTGGTGTGTTGAAAGAGCTTGACAGCCACTACTTTTTACGCATACATAGAGCATACATAGTTAATAAATCATACATTACATTATTTCAAAATCGTTTTGTAGAAATTAATAACATAGTTAAATTACCTGTAGGTAGAAAGTACCAGCTGTCTTTAGAAAATCTTGAGTAA
- a CDS encoding sensor histidine kinase, whose product MKLITLYRNIYIRNFGVLVIFSLIIFISLYNDLYNNNFNSYGTQVDKNPVVIYLNVIKSMAFIFLLIIGSNLILLQKLFFEKKYLFFCICFLMYWIFCHYVLDLYFITINKSKLAVVTTVTIAVGGTGIYFLHLWIMKNILQEQQDLISAESELTFLKQQLNPHFLLNVMNNLYGESLAEPDKVPSRILNLSDMLRYQIEATKRHTVSLNEEISFMKRYIDYYTFSNERLLVKQEYEGDFAHFLLPPLIFLPLVENAIKFSAETGIPRIYMRFIIENGNLTFAIENTYLSTGSRLNSTGIGIENLKRRLEVCGLKHELIHNSDKDIFITKLTLWELPTVA is encoded by the coding sequence ATGAAACTCATTACCTTATACCGCAATATATACATCAGGAATTTTGGAGTACTTGTCATTTTTAGTCTGATCATATTTATAAGTTTATATAACGACCTTTATAATAATAATTTCAACAGTTACGGTACCCAGGTTGATAAAAACCCAGTTGTTATTTATTTAAATGTTATAAAGTCAATGGCATTTATATTTTTACTAATTATAGGCAGCAATCTTATTCTTCTACAAAAACTGTTTTTTGAAAAAAAATATTTGTTCTTCTGTATATGCTTTTTAATGTATTGGATATTTTGCCATTACGTACTTGATCTTTATTTCATTACAATTAACAAAAGTAAACTTGCAGTTGTAACAACGGTAACCATTGCTGTAGGGGGTACCGGTATTTATTTTTTGCATCTATGGATCATGAAGAACATTTTGCAGGAGCAACAGGACTTAATCAGCGCGGAATCAGAATTGACGTTTTTAAAACAACAGTTGAATCCGCATTTTTTGCTTAATGTTATGAACAATCTGTACGGTGAATCTCTGGCGGAGCCAGATAAAGTACCGTCCAGAATATTAAATTTATCAGATATGCTTCGCTACCAAATTGAAGCTACAAAAAGACATACAGTTTCTCTAAATGAAGAAATTAGTTTTATGAAGAGATATATTGACTATTATACCTTTAGTAATGAACGTCTTCTGGTTAAGCAGGAGTATGAAGGGGATTTTGCCCATTTCTTACTTCCGCCATTAATATTCTTGCCTCTAGTGGAAAATGCCATTAAGTTTTCTGCGGAAACAGGTATTCCAAGAATTTATATGCGCTTCATAATAGAAAATGGCAATCTCACTTTCGCTATTGAAAATACGTATTTATCTACAGGTTCACGACTGAATAGCACAGGCATAGGCATTGAAAATTTAAAAAGGCGACTGGAGGTTTGCGGTCTTAAACATGAACTTATCCATAATTCTGACAAAGATATCTTTATAACAAAACTAACATTATGGGAACTACCTACCGTTGCCTGA
- a CDS encoding efflux RND transporter periplasmic adaptor subunit — MKKKTIIIIIIVAIVGLIIFQLANNKSKINEKNKPVAVGDISIPVTVAQVKLQRQDIKIIKTGSLAPFKEATVLAPANGNILKLSFALGDQVKKGQLLAVIDTKVLQLDLQKSESNVIKQLQDYETYSELLKGGAATKEKVNEIRQTYQDALNQSQQLKRQISDASIKASTTGVIATKKIEEGVYVTSGAEITTIVNLSQVKVQVNLTEREVYQVVEGQKIKITTDIFPDRIFEGTISYISPRADQTHNYQVEIIAANTGGVQLRPGTFVYADFSRKTSKDIIVIPREALIESTKDGSVYVTKDGKAVLRTITTGADFGNGIEVLTGLEPGEQVITSGQINLKDGAKINISK, encoded by the coding sequence ATGAAAAAGAAAACGATTATCATAATTATAATAGTAGCAATTGTTGGACTGATCATATTTCAGCTTGCGAATAACAAAAGTAAGATCAACGAGAAAAACAAGCCCGTTGCGGTTGGTGATATCAGTATTCCGGTAACTGTTGCGCAGGTGAAATTGCAAAGGCAGGATATTAAAATAATTAAAACAGGTTCGCTGGCCCCTTTTAAAGAGGCAACGGTATTAGCCCCTGCCAATGGAAACATCCTTAAGTTGTCATTTGCTTTAGGGGACCAGGTAAAAAAGGGACAGTTACTCGCAGTAATTGATACTAAGGTACTTCAATTGGACCTGCAAAAGTCAGAGAGTAACGTAATAAAACAACTACAGGATTACGAAACCTACAGTGAGCTTTTGAAAGGTGGAGCAGCAACAAAGGAGAAGGTCAATGAAATAAGGCAAACCTACCAAGATGCCTTAAACCAGTCACAACAGCTAAAAAGGCAAATTAGTGATGCCAGTATTAAAGCATCGACCACAGGGGTAATTGCGACTAAAAAAATTGAAGAGGGTGTATATGTAACCTCTGGCGCAGAGATTACTACTATCGTTAACCTTTCACAGGTGAAAGTTCAGGTGAACCTTACCGAAAGGGAGGTATACCAAGTAGTGGAAGGACAGAAAATAAAGATTACTACTGATATTTTTCCGGACAGGATTTTTGAGGGTACTATATCTTACATAAGTCCTCGGGCAGACCAGACCCACAATTATCAGGTTGAAATTATAGCCGCAAATACGGGGGGAGTACAATTGCGCCCGGGAACATTTGTATATGCTGATTTCTCCCGCAAAACATCAAAGGATATTATAGTTATACCCCGTGAGGCACTTATCGAGAGTACAAAGGACGGTAGCGTATATGTTACTAAAGATGGTAAGGCTGTATTGCGTACAATTACTACAGGCGCAGACTTCGGAAACGGAATTGAGGTATTGACAGGACTAGAGCCCGGAGAGCAGGTAATAACCTCCGGACAGATCAATTTAAAGGACGGGGCGAAAATAAATATATCAAAGTAA
- a CDS encoding TolC family protein has product MFITLISFTLSAQEHWTLKQCIEYGLKNNRNNTIYANQKKAADARAKEALAEYLPKIALTSTLDDNLRVQETIIPAGIFSDQDIRVAFTKKFQANNTAQLDQVIYDQSLLTGLKANKYNKEQAQLNLKQTQESIIYNISSAYFQISVYREQLELLIANKEIYRRQMEIFQLQVDKGVTLQKDLDKVTVDYNNNSSQIRVAESNLKLAENELKFEMGYPIENTLIVDTIDSEKVPQITSKLTDNAFSPSKKTEFQLSENKIRLLEIEAKRIRHEALPKLSAYARYGALGFGDTVGETYRELSMFSAIGLKLNIPILDFYRRGAQHDQAEIERDNAQEQLKIDEGRYKVDYQNAQTKIVEAQTNVENDRRNVTLAESVLQTTDLQFQKGVTNLTDWLNTQSSLRTAQNSYLNSLYNFYLATLDLEKAAGTLTEFYNSL; this is encoded by the coding sequence ATGTTTATTACCCTGATCTCTTTCACTCTGAGTGCACAGGAACATTGGACATTGAAACAATGCATCGAATACGGGTTAAAAAATAACAGGAATAATACAATATACGCGAATCAGAAAAAAGCTGCTGATGCAAGGGCTAAAGAAGCACTCGCTGAATACTTGCCAAAGATTGCCTTGACAAGTACATTAGACGACAATTTAAGGGTACAGGAGACTATTATCCCGGCAGGCATCTTCAGTGATCAGGACATTAGGGTTGCATTTACCAAGAAGTTCCAGGCCAATAATACTGCCCAACTGGACCAGGTAATTTACGACCAGTCCTTATTAACCGGTTTAAAAGCAAATAAGTACAATAAGGAGCAGGCGCAACTGAATTTGAAACAGACCCAGGAGTCAATCATCTATAATATAAGCAGTGCCTATTTTCAAATTAGTGTGTATAGGGAACAACTCGAACTATTAATCGCAAATAAGGAAATCTACCGCAGGCAGATGGAAATATTCCAGCTGCAGGTAGATAAAGGAGTCACCCTGCAAAAGGACCTGGATAAGGTTACCGTAGATTATAATAATAATTCTTCTCAGATACGTGTAGCAGAAAGTAATTTAAAGCTTGCGGAAAATGAGTTAAAATTTGAAATGGGTTACCCTATCGAAAATACATTAATAGTAGATACCATTGACAGTGAAAAAGTTCCCCAAATAACCAGTAAATTAACTGATAATGCCTTTTCACCTTCTAAAAAAACTGAATTTCAATTGTCTGAAAATAAAATCAGGCTTCTTGAAATAGAGGCTAAACGAATTAGGCATGAAGCCCTTCCCAAATTATCTGCCTATGCGAGGTATGGTGCTTTAGGTTTTGGCGATACAGTGGGAGAGACCTATCGGGAACTCTCGATGTTTTCAGCAATTGGCCTGAAGCTTAATATACCTATACTTGATTTCTACCGCCGGGGTGCCCAACATGACCAGGCGGAAATTGAGCGGGACAATGCCCAGGAACAGTTGAAGATTGATGAAGGAAGATATAAGGTAGATTACCAAAACGCACAGACCAAGATTGTTGAAGCGCAGACTAATGTGGAAAACGACCGCCGGAATGTGACCCTGGCCGAATCGGTACTGCAGACAACCGACCTTCAATTTCAAAAAGGGGTAACAAATCTTACAGACTGGCTCAATACCCAGAGTTCTTTAAGGACAGCCCAAAATAGCTACCTAAACTCACTATACAACTTTTACCTTGCTACACTGGACCTTGAGAAAGCTGCCGGCACACTTACTGAATTTTATAACTCACTATAA